The following proteins come from a genomic window of Zestosphaera sp.:
- a CDS encoding MGMT family protein, producing the protein MKFLCIEETSDGTLKTSFTEECFREAVKTLLMIIPLGKVTSYSKIAKLLETHPRNIAKTLKDNDEPIITPCHRVVYGNRLLGGYTIKGKPRPDLKKKLLHLEGVKTSNNRIPKEFFIDELL; encoded by the coding sequence TTGAAGTTTTTATGTATAGAAGAGACATCAGATGGTACTCTCAAGACTTCTTTCACAGAAGAATGTTTCAGAGAAGCTGTTAAGACTTTGCTCATGATAATACCGCTAGGTAAAGTCACTAGCTACTCAAAAATAGCTAAGCTCTTAGAGACCCATCCCAGAAATATCGCTAAAACGCTAAAGGACAATGACGAACCTATAATAACACCGTGTCACAGAGTAGTTTACGGCAATAGACTACTAGGCGGCTACACCATCAAAGGAAAGCCTAGACCAGACCTCAAGAAAAAACTTCTACATCTGGAGGGTGTTAAGACATCTAATAATAGAATACCTAAGGAATTTTTCATAGATGAACTACTATAA